The Bradyrhizobium sp. WBAH42 genome includes a window with the following:
- a CDS encoding L,D-transpeptidase, translating into MNRPEARSQMRSFLIAFASLMLLSVSTAQAKVEITVDKDNQQLTVAVDGVARYRWPVSTGIPSRETPNGAFRAFRMEEDHYSKEFDDAPMPHAIFFTKVGHAIHGTDSVGRLGSPASHGCVRLSRQNASTLYALVQQQGVLNTTVTLTGSAQVALARNPRGRNANAVARAPQPAEEQYATTGAPANLMPPAQPERRYMPQDDNYIYPADGSDTGARYPAPRPITRPYGTQAYQQLPQPTYDQGYGQQGYYHQPQARQYYQPRSYYYQN; encoded by the coding sequence ATGAACAGGCCGGAGGCCAGAAGTCAGATGCGTTCGTTTTTAATTGCTTTTGCATCCCTGATGCTTTTGAGCGTAAGCACCGCGCAGGCCAAGGTCGAGATCACCGTCGACAAGGACAATCAGCAGTTGACCGTCGCCGTCGACGGGGTCGCGCGCTACCGCTGGCCGGTGTCGACCGGCATCCCCTCGCGCGAGACGCCGAATGGCGCCTTCCGCGCCTTCCGGATGGAAGAGGACCACTATTCCAAGGAATTCGACGACGCGCCGATGCCTCACGCGATCTTCTTCACCAAGGTCGGGCACGCCATCCACGGCACGGACTCGGTCGGCCGGCTCGGCTCGCCGGCATCCCATGGCTGCGTGCGCCTGTCGCGCCAGAACGCCTCGACGCTCTATGCGCTGGTGCAGCAGCAGGGCGTGCTCAACACGACGGTGACGCTGACCGGCTCGGCGCAGGTGGCGCTGGCGCGCAATCCGCGCGGCCGCAATGCCAATGCGGTGGCCCGCGCCCCGCAGCCTGCTGAAGAGCAATACGCCACCACAGGCGCCCCGGCGAACCTGATGCCGCCGGCGCAGCCCGAGCGGCGCTACATGCCGCAGGACGACAACTACATCTACCCGGCCGACGGCAGCGACACCGGCGCGCGCTATCCGGCGCCGCGCCCGATCACCCGCCCCTATGGCACGCAGGCCTATCAACAGCTGCCGCAACCAACATACGACCAGGGCTACGGCCAGCAGGGCTACTATCATCAGCCGCAGGCCCGGCAATATTATCAGCCGCGCAGCTATTATTATCAGAACTGA
- a CDS encoding ABC transporter permease, with the protein MNHRAIRAIYLFEMARTWRTLLQSIVSPVVSTSLYFVVFGAAIGSRISQVEGVSYGTFIVPGLIMLSVLTQSIANASFGIYFPKFTGTIYEILSAPISYFEIVLGYVGAAATKSIILGLIILATAGLFVPLHIHHPIWMLAFLVLTAVTFSLFGFIIGIWADGFEKLQMIPMLVVTPLTFLGGSFYSIDMLPPTWRTVALLNPVVYLISGFRWSFYEIADVSVSVSIGMTLAFLVICLVVIWWIFRTGYRLKT; encoded by the coding sequence ATGAACCACCGCGCCATCCGCGCCATCTATCTGTTCGAAATGGCGCGCACCTGGCGAACGCTGCTGCAAAGCATCGTCTCGCCGGTGGTCTCGACCTCGCTCTATTTCGTGGTGTTCGGCGCCGCGATCGGCTCGCGCATCAGCCAGGTCGAGGGCGTCAGCTACGGCACCTTCATCGTCCCGGGCCTGATCATGCTCTCGGTGCTGACGCAGAGCATCGCCAACGCCTCGTTCGGCATCTACTTCCCGAAATTCACCGGCACGATCTACGAGATCCTGTCGGCACCGATCTCCTATTTCGAGATCGTGCTCGGCTATGTCGGCGCCGCCGCGACCAAGTCGATTATCCTCGGCCTGATCATCCTGGCGACCGCCGGACTGTTCGTGCCGCTGCACATCCATCATCCGATCTGGATGCTGGCCTTCCTGGTGCTGACGGCGGTAACGTTCAGCCTGTTCGGCTTCATCATCGGCATCTGGGCCGACGGCTTCGAGAAGCTGCAGATGATCCCGATGCTGGTGGTGACGCCGCTGACCTTCCTCGGCGGCAGCTTCTATTCCATCGACATGCTGCCGCCCACCTGGCGCACGGTGGCGCTGCTCAACCCAGTCGTCTACCTGATCTCGGGCTTCCGCTGGAGCTTTTACGAGATCGCCGACGTCAGCGTATCCGTCAGCATCGGCATGACGCTGGCCTTCCTGGTGATCTGCCTGGTCGTGATCTGGTGGATTTTCCGAACTGGATACCGGCTCAAGACCTGA
- a CDS encoding spermidine synthase yields MDSIVQPAATEQPSSSRNRLLLTVYTAAIFVSALLLFSVQPLFTKMVLPRLGGSPAVWSVAMVFFQSLLLAGYAYAHLLMQARNRIVPVAVHLLLLLAAFATLPLGIASAYGEPPASGYAIWLLGLFAVSIGLPFFALAANNPLLQAWFVRTGHPAGHDPYFLYASSNIGSFLALLSYPFLLEPMFTLQMQNRFWTGGYGLLILLIGACGVLLLRSPKLAVAGARAEDVNAPAPGLLTRLRWIFLAAVPSGLLIAVTAHISTDVAAAPLLWVLPLSLYLLTWVVVFQSRPLLPHKWMLMLQPVAIAGVVVLLAFGGEQNLLLTLGGHQLCFFVIAMACHGELARTRPAARYLTGFYVALSFGGMVGGLFAGLVAPFTFSWIAEYPILIALAALCRPSANERLGGVVKWYWLALAALALALIAPSYTTGGLSTWFEDHRVWVAGAVGVLAALLALILNAGRWKIFATVALALALIRVYPADEGRVTTVRSFFGVHKIVVTPGGYFHVLMHGTTIHGAERFRNNDGTPVAGKPEPITYYHKDGGIGQAVSAIRERKGAPLKVAAIGVGSGTLACAAEPGENWTFFEIDQSMVDAARDPRNFRYISSCMPDMKPVIGDARLTFAKEPDGAYDLIIVDAYSSDAIPIHLATEEAMKIYKDKLAPHGAVVMHVSNRHLDLETVVVGIADANDLKSWVFNEDSGRDGDYIFSTDVVISAREEADVGRLASSKQWELTEADDRARVWTDDYSNILGALYRRWKDGE; encoded by the coding sequence ATGGATTCGATCGTGCAACCCGCCGCCACGGAGCAGCCGTCGTCGTCGCGCAACCGGCTGCTGCTGACGGTCTACACCGCTGCGATCTTCGTCAGCGCGCTGCTGCTGTTCTCGGTGCAGCCGCTGTTCACCAAGATGGTGCTGCCGCGGCTCGGCGGCTCGCCGGCGGTGTGGTCGGTCGCGATGGTGTTCTTCCAGTCGCTGCTGCTGGCCGGCTATGCCTATGCGCATCTGTTGATGCAGGCGCGGAACCGGATCGTCCCCGTGGCGGTGCATCTGCTGCTGCTGCTCGCCGCCTTCGCCACGCTGCCGCTCGGCATCGCCTCTGCCTATGGCGAGCCGCCGGCTTCGGGCTACGCGATCTGGCTGCTCGGCCTGTTCGCGGTCTCGATCGGGCTGCCGTTCTTCGCGCTCGCCGCCAACAATCCGCTGCTGCAGGCCTGGTTCGTCCGCACCGGCCATCCGGCCGGCCATGATCCCTATTTCCTCTACGCCTCCTCCAATATCGGCAGCTTCCTTGCACTGTTGTCCTATCCGTTCCTGCTGGAGCCGATGTTCACGCTGCAGATGCAGAACCGGTTCTGGACCGGTGGCTATGGCCTGCTGATCCTCCTCATCGGCGCCTGCGGCGTGCTGTTGTTGCGTTCGCCGAAGCTGGCCGTGGCCGGCGCGCGGGCCGAGGACGTGAATGCACCCGCGCCAGGCCTCTTGACGCGGCTGCGCTGGATCTTCCTCGCCGCCGTGCCCTCGGGCCTGCTCATCGCCGTCACCGCCCACATCTCGACCGACGTCGCAGCGGCGCCGCTCTTGTGGGTGCTGCCGCTGTCTCTGTACCTGCTGACCTGGGTCGTCGTGTTCCAGTCGCGGCCGCTGCTGCCGCACAAATGGATGCTGATGCTCCAGCCCGTCGCGATCGCCGGCGTCGTCGTCCTGCTGGCTTTCGGCGGCGAGCAGAACCTGCTGCTGACGCTCGGCGGGCATCAACTCTGCTTCTTCGTCATTGCCATGGCCTGCCACGGCGAGCTGGCGCGGACGCGGCCTGCCGCCAGATATCTCACCGGCTTCTATGTTGCGCTGTCGTTCGGCGGCATGGTCGGTGGCTTGTTCGCGGGGCTCGTTGCGCCCTTCACCTTCTCGTGGATCGCCGAATATCCGATCCTGATCGCGCTTGCCGCGCTGTGCCGTCCGTCCGCGAACGAGCGGCTGGGTGGCGTCGTCAAATGGTACTGGCTGGCGCTCGCCGCGCTCGCACTGGCGCTCATCGCGCCGTCATACACGACGGGCGGCCTCTCGACCTGGTTCGAGGATCATCGCGTCTGGGTCGCCGGCGCCGTCGGCGTGCTCGCCGCGCTGCTCGCGCTGATCCTCAATGCCGGGCGCTGGAAGATCTTTGCCACCGTCGCGCTGGCGCTGGCGTTGATCCGCGTTTATCCCGCAGACGAGGGCCGCGTCACGACCGTGCGCAGCTTCTTCGGCGTGCACAAGATCGTGGTGACGCCGGGCGGCTATTTCCACGTGCTGATGCACGGCACCACCATTCATGGCGCCGAGCGCTTCCGCAACAACGACGGCACGCCGGTCGCAGGCAAGCCCGAGCCGATCACCTATTATCACAAGGACGGCGGCATCGGTCAGGCCGTCAGCGCGATCCGCGAGCGCAAGGGCGCGCCGCTGAAGGTCGCCGCGATCGGCGTCGGCTCCGGCACGCTCGCCTGCGCCGCCGAGCCAGGGGAGAACTGGACCTTTTTCGAGATCGACCAGTCCATGGTCGACGCGGCGCGTGACCCCAGGAATTTCCGCTACATATCGAGCTGCATGCCGGACATGAAGCCCGTCATCGGCGATGCGCGCCTCACCTTCGCCAAGGAGCCCGATGGCGCCTATGATCTCATCATCGTCGATGCCTATTCGTCCGATGCGATCCCGATCCATCTTGCGACCGAAGAGGCGATGAAGATCTACAAGGACAAGCTCGCACCGCACGGTGCCGTGGTGATGCACGTCTCCAACCGGCATCTGGATCTCGAGACCGTCGTGGTCGGCATTGCGGATGCCAACGATCTCAAGAGCTGGGTCTTCAACGAGGATTCGGGCCGCGATGGTGACTACATCTTCTCCACCGACGTCGTCATCTCCGCGCGCGAGGAGGCCGATGTCGGCAGGCTCGCGTCCTCCAAGCAATGGGAGCTGACCGAGGCCGACGACAGGGCGCGGGTCTGGACCGACGATTATTCCAACATCCTGGGCGCGCTATATCGGCGTTGGAAGGACGGGGAGTAG
- a CDS encoding glycerophosphodiester phosphodiesterase, whose product MGSDLAFDLEAHRGGRALLPENTLPAFAHSLTMGVDTLELDVGVTADGEVIVSHERGLNPDLARRPDGTYIAPPGTPFVKLRLDEVRTYDVGQIRPESAYSRQFPDQRALPGTRIPSLRELFALVRKSGNTRVRFNIETKIDPNHPDETLDPQAFVAKLLGVIETEGFSDRVMIQSFDWRTLLLVQQQAPKIPTVYLTLQRGSAPTVALDKATSWTAGFSPADHAGSLPRTIKAAGGAIWSPNFGDVTAALVSEAHAQGLRVVVWTVNKREDMARMIEIGVDGIISDRPDLLRQVAGEKGIALPAGTPVAP is encoded by the coding sequence ATGGGATCCGATCTGGCCTTCGACCTCGAGGCGCATCGCGGCGGGCGGGCGCTGTTGCCGGAAAACACCCTGCCCGCCTTCGCCCATTCGCTGACGATGGGCGTGGACACGCTGGAGCTCGACGTCGGCGTCACCGCGGACGGCGAAGTGATCGTCTCGCATGAGCGCGGGCTCAATCCCGATCTCGCACGGCGGCCCGACGGGACCTACATCGCTCCGCCCGGCACCCCTTTCGTCAAGCTGCGGCTCGACGAGGTCAGGACCTATGACGTCGGCCAGATCCGCCCCGAGAGTGCCTACTCACGACAATTCCCCGACCAGCGTGCGCTGCCGGGGACGCGCATTCCCAGCTTGCGCGAGCTGTTCGCGCTGGTGCGCAAGTCCGGCAACACGCGGGTGCGCTTCAACATCGAGACCAAGATCGATCCGAATCATCCGGATGAAACGCTGGATCCGCAGGCCTTCGTCGCGAAGCTGCTCGGGGTAATCGAGACCGAAGGATTCTCCGACCGCGTCATGATCCAGTCGTTCGACTGGCGGACCCTGCTTCTCGTGCAGCAGCAGGCGCCGAAGATCCCGACCGTGTACCTGACGCTCCAGCGCGGCTCGGCCCCGACGGTGGCGCTCGACAAGGCGACGAGCTGGACGGCGGGGTTCAGCCCGGCCGATCACGCCGGCTCGTTGCCGCGGACGATCAAGGCCGCGGGCGGCGCGATCTGGTCGCCCAATTTCGGCGACGTGACCGCGGCGCTGGTTTCCGAGGCCCATGCACAGGGACTCCGCGTCGTGGTCTGGACGGTCAACAAGCGTGAAGACATGGCGCGGATGATCGAGATCGGCGTCGACGGCATCATCTCGGACAGGCCGGACCTGCTGCGGCAAGTCGCCGGGGAGAAGGGGATCGCGCTGCCGGCGGGGACGCCGGTGGCGCCGTAA
- a CDS encoding MBOAT family protein, giving the protein MLFNDYPFLLVFLPAALLIYRLADPYPNLRIGVQVALSLAFYAWGSPSFILLLIASITINWLASVAYGRVKWPAVLTLVMVLDLAVLALFKYANFLLANLALVLDTKFPALDIGLPLGISFFTFHHIMYLVDLKRGKAPLYALDRYALYIAFFPQAIAGPLARWSEVMHQFGRQVYVPGWQRQFCIAMCFIAFGLFEKVVIADGLAHLLDPIYAQAASGPLRSGDAWLAFCFSFQILFDFSGYSDIAIGLGRLFGVQLPYNFNAPLRSTNIQDFWQRWHITLMLFLRDYVFYPLVNLRLLPRRFLPVQFFGAMMITMALCGLWHGASWTFVLWGVLHGFALVACALWRRYGPEFPSWLGWALTVLFVLATGVIFRAGSLEAAWHVFSGLISPLPLERGKHLWPLIAAPLFAFLLPASQDIVAMLTRRPKPWLAGLLGIGLFALLLHMGGRDLHEFVYFKF; this is encoded by the coding sequence ATGCTCTTCAACGACTATCCCTTTCTCCTGGTCTTCCTGCCTGCGGCCTTGCTGATCTACCGCCTGGCAGACCCTTATCCGAATCTGCGGATCGGCGTGCAGGTCGCGCTGTCGCTCGCCTTCTATGCCTGGGGCAGCCCATCGTTCATCCTGCTCCTGATCGCCTCCATCACGATCAACTGGCTCGCTTCGGTGGCCTACGGACGGGTGAAATGGCCGGCGGTGCTGACGCTGGTGATGGTGCTCGATCTCGCGGTTCTGGCGCTGTTCAAATACGCCAATTTCCTGCTCGCCAATCTTGCACTCGTGCTGGATACGAAGTTTCCGGCACTCGACATCGGGCTGCCGCTCGGGATCTCCTTCTTCACTTTTCACCACATCATGTATCTGGTCGATCTGAAGCGCGGCAAGGCGCCGCTCTATGCGCTCGACCGTTACGCGCTCTACATCGCCTTCTTTCCGCAGGCGATCGCGGGCCCGCTGGCGCGCTGGTCGGAGGTGATGCATCAGTTCGGCCGGCAGGTCTACGTGCCGGGCTGGCAGCGGCAATTCTGCATCGCCATGTGCTTCATCGCGTTCGGCTTGTTCGAGAAGGTCGTCATCGCCGACGGCCTCGCGCATCTGCTCGATCCCATCTATGCGCAGGCGGCAAGCGGACCGTTGCGAAGCGGCGACGCCTGGCTCGCCTTCTGCTTTTCGTTCCAGATCCTGTTCGATTTCTCCGGCTATTCGGACATCGCGATCGGCCTCGGCCGCTTGTTCGGCGTGCAGCTGCCCTACAATTTCAATGCGCCGTTGCGCTCGACCAATATCCAGGATTTCTGGCAGCGCTGGCACATCACGCTGATGTTGTTCCTGCGCGACTATGTCTTCTATCCCCTGGTCAATCTGCGCCTGTTGCCGCGCCGCTTCTTGCCGGTCCAGTTCTTCGGCGCGATGATGATCACGATGGCGCTGTGCGGCCTCTGGCACGGCGCGAGCTGGACCTTCGTGCTGTGGGGCGTGCTGCATGGCTTCGCGCTGGTGGCCTGCGCGCTGTGGCGCCGCTATGGGCCGGAGTTTCCGTCATGGCTCGGCTGGGCGCTCACCGTCTTGTTCGTGCTGGCGACCGGCGTGATCTTTCGCGCCGGATCGTTGGAGGCGGCCTGGCATGTCTTTTCGGGACTGATCTCACCGCTGCCGCTCGAGCGCGGCAAGCATCTATGGCCGCTGATCGCAGCGCCGCTGTTCGCTTTCCTGCTGCCGGCGAGCCAGGACATCGTCGCGATGCTCACGCGCCGTCCCAAACCGTGGCTCGCCGGTCTGCTCGGCATCGGATTGTTCGCATTGCTGCTCCACATGGGTGGTCGGGATCTGCATGAATTCGTCTACTTCAAGTTCTGA
- a CDS encoding fatty acyl-AMP ligase, producing the protein MDTPRSLVALLARRAAEQANDRAYVFVSDRGTEEAALTFRQLRDCASALAARLTAVARPGDRAILVFPPGLEFLVAFFGCLMAGIIAVPMMMPRRNGARDASAAILANCTPAVALTSSALSLRGDLQTRFAHENVRWIEVDLGPATLAPVALADPAADDIAFLQYTSGSTSEPKGVMVSHANLLANLEMIRIALGNTRRSTYVNWVPLYHDMGLILNALQTLYVGATCVLMAPNAFMQRPLGWLRAISHYRAEVACSPNFGFDLCVSRHRADQMDGIDLSSLRIALNGAEPVRAETIERFAATFAPHGFDPRAMYPAYGMAEATLLISGGTRGGGHLTRRVSRAALQAHRAETASEADDAQIVVGCGRALEGEQIAIVDPGKCTRLPPDCVGEIWVSGANIAGAYWRNDDATNELLNAEIAGEHGAWLRTGDLGFLDASGELFVSGRIKDLIIIRGINHYPQDIERTVQSLDEGLRANCGAAFSVPDEGGEETLVIVQEVERTARHKIDRDEIKDRIRESIADCHELSARHIALIRPGALPKTTSGKIQRRLARKLWLDAAFDEIG; encoded by the coding sequence ATGGACACTCCCCGCTCGCTCGTGGCGCTCCTGGCCCGGCGCGCGGCGGAGCAGGCCAATGACCGCGCCTATGTCTTCGTCTCCGACCGCGGGACTGAAGAAGCTGCCCTTACCTTCCGCCAGTTGCGCGATTGCGCAAGTGCGCTCGCGGCGCGCCTGACCGCGGTCGCGCGCCCTGGCGACCGCGCCATCCTGGTATTTCCACCCGGTCTCGAATTTCTGGTGGCGTTCTTCGGCTGCCTGATGGCCGGCATCATCGCCGTGCCGATGATGATGCCGCGGCGAAACGGTGCGCGCGATGCCAGCGCCGCAATTCTCGCCAACTGTACGCCAGCGGTGGCGCTGACCAGTTCGGCCCTCTCGCTTCGCGGCGATCTGCAAACGCGCTTCGCACACGAGAACGTCCGATGGATCGAGGTCGATCTCGGTCCGGCGACCCTGGCACCGGTCGCGCTGGCGGATCCGGCGGCGGATGACATCGCCTTCCTGCAATACACCTCCGGCTCGACCTCCGAGCCGAAGGGGGTGATGGTCAGCCACGCCAATCTGCTCGCAAATCTCGAGATGATCCGGATCGCGCTCGGCAACACCAGGCGATCGACCTACGTCAATTGGGTGCCGCTCTACCACGATATGGGGCTGATCCTGAACGCGCTGCAGACGCTCTATGTCGGGGCGACCTGCGTGCTGATGGCGCCGAACGCGTTCATGCAGCGGCCGCTCGGATGGCTGCGCGCGATCTCGCACTATCGCGCCGAGGTGGCGTGCAGCCCCAATTTCGGCTTCGACCTCTGCGTAAGCCGCCACCGCGCCGACCAGATGGACGGCATCGACCTGTCCTCGCTGAGGATCGCCCTGAACGGCGCCGAGCCGGTGCGCGCAGAAACCATCGAGCGGTTCGCCGCGACCTTCGCGCCGCATGGCTTCGATCCGCGCGCGATGTATCCGGCCTACGGCATGGCGGAAGCGACGCTGCTCATTTCAGGGGGAACGCGCGGCGGCGGTCATCTGACGCGTCGCGTCAGTCGCGCGGCGCTTCAGGCGCATAGAGCAGAGACGGCCTCGGAAGCTGACGATGCGCAGATCGTGGTCGGCTGCGGGCGCGCGCTCGAGGGTGAGCAGATCGCCATCGTCGATCCCGGGAAATGCACACGCCTGCCCCCCGACTGCGTCGGAGAGATCTGGGTCAGCGGCGCCAACATCGCCGGCGCCTATTGGCGCAACGATGACGCGACGAACGAGCTGCTCAACGCGGAGATCGCCGGCGAGCACGGCGCATGGCTGCGCACCGGCGATCTCGGCTTCCTCGATGCAAGCGGCGAGCTGTTCGTCAGCGGCCGGATCAAGGACCTCATCATCATCCGCGGCATCAACCATTATCCGCAGGACATCGAGCGCACGGTGCAGTCGCTGGACGAGGGCTTGCGCGCAAACTGCGGCGCGGCATTCTCGGTGCCGGACGAGGGCGGTGAAGAAACGCTCGTCATCGTGCAGGAGGTGGAGCGCACGGCTCGTCACAAGATCGACAGGGACGAGATCAAGGACCGGATCCGAGAGTCCATTGCCGACTGTCACGAATTATCCGCGCGCCACATTGCGCTGATCCGGCCCGGCGCCCTGCCGAAAACCACCAGCGGAAAGATCCAGCGCAGGCTGGCGCGCAAGCTCTGGCTCGATGCGGCCTTCGACGAAATCGGCTGA
- a CDS encoding ABC transporter ATP-binding protein, whose translation MSSIISVANLSKTYGSGFKALKNVNLDIKRGEIFALLGPNGAGKTTLISIICGIANPSEGRVLVGGEDIQTSYRKARSLIGLVPQELHTDAFESVWATVSFSRGLFGKPKNPDHIEKVLKALSLWDKKDNKIITLSGGMKRRVMIAKALSHEPQILFLDEPTAGVDVELRKGMWEVVRGLQQSGVTIILTTHYIEEAEEMADRIGVINKGEIVLVEDKTTLMQKLGKKRLTLHLQNKVTSLPDSLAHYELELCDEGATLVYDYDTKGERTGITSLLGDLRTAGIRFNDLDTTQSSLEDIFVDLVRTS comes from the coding sequence ATGTCTTCCATCATCTCCGTCGCCAATCTGTCGAAGACCTATGGGTCCGGCTTCAAGGCGCTCAAGAACGTCAATCTCGACATCAAGCGCGGCGAAATTTTTGCGCTGCTCGGCCCCAATGGCGCCGGCAAGACCACGCTGATCTCGATCATCTGCGGCATCGCCAATCCGAGCGAGGGCCGTGTCCTCGTCGGCGGCGAGGACATCCAGACCTCCTACCGCAAGGCCCGCTCGCTGATCGGCCTCGTGCCGCAGGAATTGCACACCGACGCCTTCGAGAGCGTGTGGGCGACCGTGAGCTTCTCCCGCGGCCTGTTCGGTAAGCCGAAGAACCCCGACCACATCGAGAAGGTGCTGAAGGCCCTCTCGCTCTGGGACAAGAAGGACAACAAGATCATCACGCTCTCGGGCGGCATGAAGCGCCGCGTGATGATCGCCAAGGCCTTGTCGCACGAGCCGCAGATCCTGTTCCTGGACGAGCCGACCGCCGGCGTCGACGTCGAGCTGCGCAAGGGCATGTGGGAGGTGGTGCGCGGACTTCAGCAGTCCGGCGTCACCATCATCCTCACCACGCATTACATCGAGGAAGCCGAGGAGATGGCCGACCGCATCGGCGTCATCAACAAGGGCGAGATCGTGCTGGTCGAGGACAAGACGACCTTGATGCAGAAGCTCGGCAAGAAGCGGCTGACGCTGCATTTGCAGAACAAGGTGACGTCGTTGCCGGATAGTCTCGCGCATTACGAGCTCGAGCTCTGCGATGAAGGCGCGACGCTGGTGTACGATTACGACACAAAGGGCGAGCGCACCGGCATCACCAGCCTGCTCGGCGACCTCCGCACCGCCGGCATCCGCTTCAACGACCTCGACACGACGCAATCGTCGCTCGAGGACATCTTCGTCGACCTCGTGAGGACGTCATGA
- a CDS encoding fatty acid desaturase, with product MQQKRDHRIIRSRHFHRMQRRHFIIFDVLPFIGTLVALGLLIVGPIGAMELGLLFGFWLITGLGLTVGYHRLFTHRAFATSTTMSAILIVMGSMAGRGPMLSWAAMHRRHHELSDHDGDLHSPRLHGEGLLGRLRGFLHAHLTWMIAHDYPNVAHYVPDLMADRRLVAINSHYYTWVGLGLLLPALIGGLATMSLWGALTGFLWGGVVRMFVVEQTMSAINSVMHSFGAQPFVTRDDNSRNLGVMAWLAWGEGWHNNHHAFPYSAAFGLRWFEFDPGFIFIRALEALGLAWDVKVPSEEKIARRMQRQPGDAAPDLEAG from the coding sequence GTGCAACAGAAACGCGATCACCGCATCATCCGCAGCCGGCACTTCCACAGGATGCAGCGGCGGCATTTCATTATTTTCGACGTGCTGCCGTTCATCGGCACGCTGGTTGCGCTGGGCCTGTTGATTGTCGGCCCGATCGGCGCGATGGAGCTCGGACTGTTGTTCGGCTTCTGGCTGATCACGGGTCTCGGCCTCACCGTCGGCTATCACCGCCTGTTCACGCACCGCGCCTTCGCGACCTCCACGACGATGAGCGCGATCCTGATCGTCATGGGCTCGATGGCCGGCCGCGGCCCCATGCTGTCCTGGGCCGCGATGCACCGGCGGCATCACGAGCTGTCCGATCATGACGGCGACCTGCACTCGCCGCGACTGCATGGCGAGGGTCTGCTCGGCCGCCTGCGCGGCTTCCTGCACGCGCACCTGACCTGGATGATCGCGCATGATTATCCCAACGTCGCCCACTACGTGCCGGACCTGATGGCGGACCGCAGGCTGGTTGCGATCAACAGCCATTACTACACCTGGGTCGGCCTTGGCCTGCTGCTGCCCGCGCTGATCGGCGGCTTGGCGACGATGAGCCTGTGGGGTGCGCTGACCGGCTTTCTCTGGGGCGGCGTGGTGCGGATGTTCGTGGTCGAGCAGACCATGTCTGCCATCAACTCGGTCATGCACAGCTTCGGCGCACAGCCCTTCGTCACCCGCGACGACAACAGCCGCAATCTCGGCGTGATGGCCTGGCTCGCCTGGGGCGAGGGCTGGCACAACAACCATCACGCCTTCCCGTATTCGGCGGCCTTCGGCCTGCGCTGGTTCGAGTTCGATCCCGGCTTCATCTTCATCCGCGCGCTGGAAGCGCTCGGGCTCGCCTGGGACGTCAAGGTGCCGAGCGAGGAAAAGATCGCTCGGCGCATGCAGCGGCAGCCGGGCGATGCCGCCCCCGATCTGGAGGCGGGCTGA
- a CDS encoding acyl carrier protein — protein MTREQISDFCVTALANILRISRDRVDTGTKFNRLGLDSAMLVYLMMELEEKLDIELSTDDFYDHPTVEALSRFLADKRAIRPAA, from the coding sequence ATGACACGCGAGCAGATTTCGGATTTCTGCGTTACCGCGCTGGCCAATATCCTGCGCATCTCGAGGGATCGGGTCGACACCGGCACCAAATTCAACCGCCTCGGTCTCGATTCGGCGATGCTGGTCTACCTGATGATGGAGCTCGAGGAGAAGCTCGACATCGAACTGTCGACCGACGACTTTTACGACCATCCGACCGTTGAGGCCTTGTCCCGGTTTCTTGCCGACAAGCGCGCGATCCGACCGGCCGCCTGA